A single region of the Pyxidicoccus trucidator genome encodes:
- a CDS encoding nucleotidyltransferase family protein: MKAVAIILAAGEARRMAHPKALIEHEGGKSFLQSLASTFGKAGCSVIGVVGKDSEAVREQHPGLELVEAERWQEGPLASVKAGLDAALESGAEVVLLQPVDMPALRASTLKSLLKMMSEGDEFLRPEFEGAPGWPLVLSRGAAERLRASEGLLLEPALAVLKLRRAPVKDPGVVVNINTPETYERLFGMAPRLAPPPKRRGKRTTGGATTVGELGGSAAPMSAASDE, translated from the coding sequence ATGAAGGCAGTCGCAATCATCCTCGCTGCGGGAGAGGCCCGGCGGATGGCCCATCCCAAGGCGCTCATCGAGCACGAGGGAGGAAAGAGCTTCCTCCAATCACTGGCATCTACATTCGGAAAGGCGGGTTGCTCCGTCATAGGAGTCGTGGGGAAGGACTCGGAAGCCGTGCGTGAGCAGCATCCGGGCCTGGAGTTGGTGGAGGCGGAGCGGTGGCAGGAAGGGCCACTGGCCTCGGTGAAGGCGGGGCTCGACGCCGCGCTGGAGTCCGGGGCGGAGGTGGTGCTGCTTCAACCCGTGGACATGCCCGCGCTGCGCGCGTCCACCCTCAAGTCGCTCCTCAAGATGATGAGCGAGGGGGACGAGTTCCTGCGTCCGGAGTTCGAGGGGGCGCCTGGCTGGCCGCTGGTGCTCTCGAGGGGCGCGGCGGAGCGGCTGCGGGCCTCGGAGGGTCTGCTGCTGGAGCCCGCGCTGGCGGTCCTGAAGCTGCGGCGCGCTCCGGTGAAGGACCCTGGCGTGGTGGTGAACATCAACACGCCGGAGACGTACGAGCGGCTCTTCGGAATGGCGCCCCGGCTGGCGCCTCCGCCGAAGCGCCGTGGCAAGCGGACGACAGGTGGGGCCACGACGGTGGGGGAGCTGGGGGGCTCGGCGGCGCCCATGTCCGCCGCGTCTGACGAGTAG
- a CDS encoding response regulator, whose protein sequence is MTRVTHAVARPLVLLLEGDPDIQGTMAEALQDEGYEVAQALNGSEGLRVLEALNAPCLVLVDLEMPWVDGISFLARLRADARYAATRVVGMSGEPGPLLPGLAEKLRKPVKLATLLSAVARHCPRPETSGSSGSGTQVG, encoded by the coding sequence GTGACGCGTGTGACCCACGCTGTGGCTCGGCCCCTGGTGCTCCTGCTGGAAGGCGACCCTGACATCCAGGGCACCATGGCGGAGGCCCTCCAAGATGAAGGCTACGAGGTGGCGCAGGCCCTCAATGGGAGCGAGGGGCTGCGCGTGCTGGAGGCGCTGAATGCGCCCTGCCTCGTGCTGGTGGACCTGGAGATGCCGTGGGTGGATGGCATCTCGTTCCTCGCGCGGCTGAGGGCGGACGCGCGCTACGCGGCCACGCGGGTGGTGGGGATGTCGGGAGAGCCCGGGCCGCTGTTGCCCGGGTTGGCGGAGAAGCTCCGCAAGCCCGTCAAGCTGGCGACGCTGCTGAGCGCGGTGGCGCGGCACTGCCCGCGGCCGGAGACCTCGGGCTCGTCCGGGTCCGGCACGCAGGTGGGTTAG
- a CDS encoding PAS domain-containing protein: protein MSESLPTAPEVASSTERERLRAVLRLLPVGVFLADASGRLVETNAAAESLWGGRTPRADDISAYDQYEAWWPDTGRRLEAHEWGMARALRQGETVLNQELDIVAFDGSRRTILNSATPLYSADGALLGAVAVTVDITERKVAERAEAFISGASRLLAESLEWETTLTAVARLATHEWADYCLLDVLGEDGALHRLALFARDAGRQELLNRALPYPARLDTDTVMSRAIASGRTLLVPDITPEWLERHARSPEHLRMMEELAPRSMIALPLVRGERRFGLITLISTSLARRYTPRDLTYAEEFARRAALAVDNARLYREAKEALRARDTSLTLMESFLAASPVGMGFLDRELHYVHINPVLAAINGATPEEHRGRTPMEVLGPGAEALAELLRGVLRTGEPVVDLQVQDPRPGEPRHYLASYFPVQLGGEPLGVGATVREVTEQLREQERLRFLADATARLSTSLDWRTTLSTVARVLVGGLADYCTVDILTPDGARLERVEALASDARTQHLLEESRRFPPPPGMHSPIRRVLETGQSELASELGPKWLDALAVSPEHRQLMEALSPRSVMFVPLVARGRTLGVLSVASQTPSRRYQGRDLVFLEDVAARAALAVDNAWLYREMEGAVAARDEFVAIATHELRTPLSALQLQLSSLQRATERDTPIPPERLKQGLASARRQADRLGHLVTHLFDVTRISTGRLELEHEEVDLAALAHRLVARMEDSLAASGSAVAVLANAPVRARVDKLRVEQVLMNLLSNAMKYAPGQPVELSVDSEDATAVIAVRDWGPGISHESQARIFERFERATGEHAHASLGLGLYISRQIARAHGGELTVEDPSDGPGARFVLRLPRG from the coding sequence ATGTCCGAGTCTCTCCCTACCGCCCCCGAGGTCGCCTCCTCCACCGAGCGGGAGCGGCTGCGCGCCGTGCTGCGGCTGCTGCCGGTGGGCGTCTTCCTGGCGGACGCGAGCGGGCGGCTGGTGGAGACGAACGCGGCCGCGGAGTCCCTCTGGGGCGGGAGGACGCCTCGGGCGGACGACATCTCCGCCTACGACCAGTACGAGGCCTGGTGGCCGGACACCGGCCGGCGACTGGAGGCGCACGAGTGGGGCATGGCGCGCGCGCTCCGCCAAGGGGAGACGGTGCTCAACCAGGAGCTGGACATCGTCGCGTTCGACGGCTCGCGGCGCACCATCCTCAACTCCGCCACCCCGCTGTACAGCGCGGATGGCGCCCTGCTGGGCGCGGTGGCCGTCACCGTCGACATCACCGAGCGCAAGGTGGCCGAGCGCGCGGAGGCCTTCATCTCCGGGGCCAGCCGCCTGCTGGCGGAGTCGCTGGAGTGGGAGACGACGCTCACGGCGGTGGCGCGCCTGGCGACGCACGAGTGGGCGGACTACTGCCTGCTGGACGTGCTGGGCGAGGACGGCGCGCTGCACCGGCTCGCCCTCTTCGCCCGGGACGCCGGGCGCCAGGAGCTGCTGAACCGCGCGCTGCCGTATCCGGCGCGGCTGGACACGGACACCGTGATGTCGCGGGCCATCGCCTCGGGGCGCACGCTGCTCGTGCCGGACATCACCCCCGAGTGGCTGGAGCGCCACGCGCGCTCACCCGAGCACCTGCGGATGATGGAGGAGCTGGCGCCCCGCTCCATGATTGCCCTGCCGCTGGTGAGGGGCGAGCGCCGCTTCGGCCTCATCACCCTCATCTCCACCTCGCTCGCGCGCCGCTACACCCCGAGGGACCTGACCTACGCGGAGGAGTTCGCCCGCCGCGCGGCGCTCGCGGTGGACAACGCGCGGCTGTACCGCGAGGCGAAGGAGGCACTGCGGGCCCGGGACACCTCCCTCACGCTGATGGAGTCCTTCCTCGCCGCTTCGCCGGTCGGCATGGGCTTCCTGGACCGGGAGCTGCACTACGTGCACATCAACCCGGTGCTGGCCGCCATCAACGGCGCGACGCCGGAGGAGCACCGGGGCCGCACCCCCATGGAGGTGCTGGGGCCCGGCGCGGAGGCCCTGGCGGAGCTGCTGCGAGGAGTGCTGCGCACGGGCGAGCCGGTGGTGGACCTTCAGGTGCAGGACCCCCGCCCGGGCGAGCCGCGCCACTACCTGGCCAGCTACTTCCCCGTGCAGTTGGGCGGCGAGCCGCTGGGCGTGGGTGCCACGGTGCGGGAGGTGACAGAGCAGCTCCGGGAGCAGGAGCGGCTGCGCTTCCTCGCCGACGCCACCGCGCGCCTGTCCACCTCGCTGGACTGGCGCACCACTTTGAGCACCGTGGCGCGCGTGCTGGTGGGAGGGCTGGCGGACTACTGCACGGTGGACATCCTCACGCCGGATGGGGCCCGGCTGGAGCGGGTGGAGGCCCTGGCGAGCGATGCCCGCACCCAGCACCTGCTGGAAGAGTCCCGGCGCTTCCCGCCGCCGCCCGGCATGCACTCGCCCATCCGCCGCGTCCTGGAGACGGGGCAGTCGGAGCTGGCGTCGGAGCTGGGCCCGAAGTGGCTGGACGCCCTCGCGGTGTCGCCCGAGCACCGCCAGTTGATGGAGGCGCTGAGCCCGCGCTCGGTCATGTTCGTGCCCCTGGTGGCGCGGGGGCGCACGCTCGGCGTGCTGAGCGTGGCCTCGCAGACGCCGTCCCGGCGCTACCAGGGCCGGGACCTGGTCTTCCTGGAGGACGTGGCGGCGCGCGCCGCGCTCGCGGTGGACAACGCGTGGCTGTACCGGGAGATGGAAGGGGCGGTGGCGGCGCGCGACGAGTTCGTGGCCATCGCCACGCACGAGCTACGCACGCCGCTGTCCGCGCTGCAGCTCCAGCTCTCCTCGCTCCAGCGCGCGACGGAGCGCGACACGCCCATCCCCCCGGAGCGGCTGAAGCAGGGGCTGGCCAGCGCGCGGCGCCAGGCGGACCGCCTGGGCCACCTCGTCACGCACCTGTTCGACGTGACGCGCATCAGCACCGGGCGCCTGGAGCTGGAGCACGAGGAGGTGGACCTGGCCGCGCTGGCGCACCGGCTGGTGGCGCGCATGGAGGACTCGCTGGCCGCCTCGGGCAGCGCGGTGGCGGTGCTCGCGAACGCGCCGGTGCGGGCCCGGGTGGACAAGCTCCGGGTGGAGCAGGTGCTGATGAACCTGCTGTCCAACGCCATGAAGTACGCGCCCGGCCAACCGGTGGAGCTGTCCGTGGACTCCGAGGACGCGACGGCCGTCATCGCCGTGCGCGACTGGGGCCCCGGCATCTCCCACGAGTCGCAGGCGCGCATCTTCGAGCGCTTCGAGCGCGCCACCGGCGAGCACGCCCACGCCAGCCTGGGCCTGGGGCTCTACATCTCCCGCCAGATTGCCCGCGCCCACGGCGGCGAGCTGACGGTGGAGGACCCGTCCGACGGCCCCGGCGCCCGCTTCGTGCTGCGGCTGCCGCGCGGCTGA
- a CDS encoding HAD family hydrolase translates to MAIACVVLDFDGTFTDVAAESAPFLQHFRDGLARVLGENLEAAWEEEVAALRAGADALGWDLGGRVVAPATADPYLTATCAAHRLLQRFGKGADEAVRSEAVQGLYREAYAYSATAFKPEAKEVLEALLATGLPVTVVTNAHTDLVEKKLDQLAPKGRERLKVSGDARKFLLDAPDGPDARFAAVPETQVLDGVLRRPIYLRRGRYFEALKRVWDATGTRPEETLVAGDIYELDLAMPAALGAHVQLVARDNVLPYELKAMEALGARGGVDRSLRALLPRLR, encoded by the coding sequence ATGGCGATTGCTTGCGTGGTGCTGGACTTCGACGGGACCTTCACGGACGTGGCGGCGGAGAGCGCGCCGTTCCTGCAACACTTCCGCGACGGGCTGGCGCGGGTGCTGGGGGAGAACCTGGAGGCGGCGTGGGAGGAGGAGGTCGCCGCGCTGCGCGCGGGGGCGGACGCGCTGGGGTGGGATTTGGGCGGCAGGGTGGTGGCGCCGGCCACGGCGGACCCGTACCTGACGGCCACGTGCGCGGCGCACCGGCTGCTCCAGCGCTTCGGCAAGGGCGCGGACGAGGCGGTGCGCTCGGAGGCGGTGCAGGGGCTGTACCGCGAGGCGTATGCGTACTCGGCCACCGCCTTCAAGCCGGAGGCGAAGGAGGTGCTGGAGGCGCTGCTGGCCACGGGCCTGCCGGTGACGGTGGTGACGAACGCGCACACGGACCTGGTGGAGAAGAAGCTGGACCAGCTGGCGCCGAAGGGGCGTGAGCGACTGAAGGTGTCCGGGGACGCGCGCAAGTTCCTGTTGGACGCTCCGGACGGGCCGGACGCGCGCTTCGCCGCGGTGCCGGAGACGCAGGTGCTGGACGGCGTGCTGCGCCGCCCCATCTACCTGCGCCGGGGCCGGTACTTCGAGGCGCTCAAGCGCGTCTGGGACGCCACGGGCACGCGGCCGGAGGAGACGCTGGTGGCCGGTGACATCTACGAGCTGGACCTGGCGATGCCGGCCGCGCTGGGCGCGCACGTGCAGCTGGTGGCGCGCGACAACGTGCTGCCCTACGAGCTGAAGGCGATGGAGGCGCTCGGTGCCCGCGGCGGCGTGGACCGCAGCCTGCGCGCCCTGCTGCCCCGCCTGCGCTGA
- the atpA gene encoding F0F1 ATP synthase subunit alpha — translation MEIRADEISRIIREQIKDYGKKVTVAETGTVLSVGDGIARIYGLEGALAGELVEFTNGVQGLVLNLEEDNVGVAIMGDFQAIREGDVVKRTQQIASVPVGKGLLGRVVDPLGKPLDGKGPIVGTETRRLEVKAPGIVKRKSVHEPLQTGIKALDALVPVGRGQRELIIGDRQTGKTAVAIDTIINQKGLGVHCIYVAIGQKQSTVAQVVEKLARHGAMEFTTVVAANASDPAPMQFFAPYAGVAMGEYFRDNKMHALIVYDDLSKQAVAYRQLSLLLRRPPGREAYPGDVFYVHSRLLERAAKLSDEEGAGSLTALPIIETQAGDVSAYIPTNVISITDGQIFLETDLFFAGVRPAINVGLSVSRVGSAAQIKAMKQVAGTMKLDLAQYRELAAFSQFGSDLDKATQETLARGARMVEVLKQGQYEPLSVERQVMQLYAAINRDDPKKRGWIRDIPVADVVRWMREFLEFADGKHPNVAKDLQAKRELTNEIKTALNKAITEFNEVFQPTPGAKV, via the coding sequence ATGGAAATCCGCGCCGACGAGATCAGCAGAATCATCCGGGAGCAGATCAAGGATTACGGCAAGAAGGTCACCGTCGCGGAGACTGGGACCGTGCTGTCCGTCGGTGACGGTATCGCCCGCATCTACGGCCTCGAGGGCGCCCTGGCCGGTGAGCTGGTGGAGTTCACGAACGGGGTCCAGGGCCTGGTGCTCAACCTCGAGGAGGACAACGTCGGCGTCGCCATCATGGGTGACTTCCAGGCCATCCGCGAGGGTGACGTCGTCAAGCGCACCCAGCAGATTGCGTCCGTGCCCGTGGGCAAGGGGCTGCTGGGCCGCGTCGTGGACCCGCTCGGCAAGCCGCTGGACGGCAAGGGCCCCATCGTCGGCACCGAGACGCGCCGCCTCGAGGTGAAGGCGCCCGGCATCGTGAAGCGCAAGAGCGTGCACGAGCCGCTGCAGACGGGCATCAAGGCGCTGGACGCGCTGGTGCCGGTGGGTCGCGGTCAGCGCGAGCTCATCATCGGCGACCGCCAGACGGGCAAGACGGCCGTCGCCATCGACACCATCATCAACCAGAAGGGCCTGGGCGTTCACTGCATCTACGTCGCCATCGGCCAGAAGCAGTCCACGGTGGCCCAGGTGGTGGAGAAGCTGGCCCGCCACGGCGCCATGGAGTTCACCACGGTGGTGGCCGCCAACGCCTCCGACCCGGCGCCCATGCAGTTCTTCGCGCCGTACGCCGGCGTGGCCATGGGCGAGTACTTCCGCGACAACAAGATGCACGCGCTCATCGTGTACGACGACCTGTCCAAGCAGGCCGTGGCGTACCGCCAGCTGTCCCTGCTCCTCCGCCGCCCGCCGGGCCGCGAGGCGTACCCGGGCGACGTGTTCTACGTCCACAGCCGCCTGCTGGAGCGCGCCGCCAAGCTGTCCGACGAGGAGGGCGCCGGCTCGCTGACCGCGCTCCCCATCATCGAGACGCAGGCCGGTGACGTGTCCGCGTACATCCCGACGAACGTCATCTCGATTACCGACGGGCAGATCTTCCTCGAGACGGACCTCTTCTTCGCCGGCGTCCGCCCCGCCATCAACGTCGGTCTGTCGGTGTCCCGCGTCGGTTCCGCCGCGCAGATCAAGGCCATGAAGCAGGTGGCCGGCACCATGAAGCTGGACCTGGCGCAGTACCGCGAGCTGGCGGCCTTCTCGCAGTTCGGCTCGGACCTCGACAAGGCCACCCAGGAGACCCTGGCCCGCGGCGCCCGCATGGTGGAGGTGCTCAAGCAGGGCCAGTACGAGCCCCTCTCCGTCGAGCGTCAGGTCATGCAGCTGTACGCCGCCATCAACCGCGACGACCCCAAGAAGCGCGGCTGGATTCGCGACATCCCGGTGGCCGACGTGGTGCGCTGGATGCGTGAGTTCCTCGAGTTCGCGGACGGCAAGCACCCGAACGTCGCCAAGGACCTCCAGGCCAAGCGCGAGCTGACCAACGAAATCAAGACCGCGCTGAACAAGGCCATCACCGAGTTCAACGAGGTGTTCCAGCCGACGCCGGGCGCCAAGGTCTAA
- a CDS encoding sensor histidine kinase, whose amino-acid sequence MPQSLLQRLPEGAASSSAAPEEARPFLGALLNAAGCGLALLDRELRPVWVNAALASLSGVEARAFVGRPLLELWPHVAPMLSPMLARAQSGEDVAEAPVSGTLAASAGERHLRVRMCPALNGGVLAGVVLWVRDETERVKEAQRLREREAHLRGLADVACDGYFLHDNGIILDANRALANLLGYASASELIGHHLTEWVAPEFRPTVMAAVGRGVETPYEVVCVRRDGTRLPIEVLGRYVTWEGRQVRMAGIWDISSRKAEEERVARTEHFRDQFLGVMGTDLRTPLQAIQLGTGSLQRMGGLEEPQRRLVGHLAQAARRMERMIHELLDFTRERLAGGLVVRPEPGTLDPVVTRVVEERRLAHPGRTIHLELEGDLRGNWDAPRLAQLADNLLGSVLQHGPEDIPVSLRLTGAVGGVTLTVLNDGLVVPAEEHAALFEPFRRGRSASPDGLGLGLYIARQIALAHGGRLTVESRTGGGVRFLVWLPRQASVP is encoded by the coding sequence ATGCCGCAGTCCCTGCTCCAAAGGCTTCCTGAAGGCGCGGCCTCATCGTCGGCGGCGCCGGAGGAAGCGCGGCCCTTCCTGGGCGCGTTGCTCAACGCAGCGGGTTGTGGCCTCGCCCTGCTGGACAGGGAGCTGCGGCCGGTGTGGGTGAACGCGGCGCTGGCGTCCCTGTCGGGGGTGGAGGCGCGCGCCTTCGTTGGCCGTCCGCTGTTGGAGCTGTGGCCCCACGTGGCCCCCATGCTGTCGCCCATGCTCGCCCGGGCACAGTCCGGCGAGGACGTGGCGGAGGCGCCGGTGAGCGGCACCCTGGCGGCCTCGGCCGGGGAGCGCCACCTGCGGGTGCGCATGTGCCCGGCGCTCAATGGAGGCGTGCTGGCCGGCGTGGTGCTGTGGGTGCGCGACGAGACGGAGCGCGTGAAGGAGGCCCAGCGGCTGCGTGAGCGTGAAGCGCACCTGCGCGGCCTGGCGGACGTGGCGTGCGACGGGTACTTCCTGCACGACAACGGCATCATCCTCGACGCCAACCGCGCGCTGGCGAACCTGCTGGGGTACGCGTCGGCCTCGGAGCTGATCGGCCACCACCTCACCGAGTGGGTGGCGCCGGAGTTCCGCCCCACGGTGATGGCGGCGGTGGGCCGGGGCGTGGAGACGCCGTACGAGGTGGTGTGCGTGCGGCGCGACGGCACGCGCCTCCCCATAGAGGTGCTGGGACGCTACGTGACGTGGGAGGGCCGGCAGGTCCGGATGGCCGGCATCTGGGACATCAGCAGCCGCAAGGCCGAAGAGGAGCGCGTGGCGCGCACCGAGCACTTCCGGGACCAGTTCCTGGGCGTCATGGGCACTGACCTGCGCACCCCCCTGCAAGCAATACAGCTGGGCACCGGCTCACTCCAGCGGATGGGCGGGCTGGAGGAGCCCCAGCGGCGGCTGGTGGGCCACCTGGCCCAGGCGGCCCGGCGCATGGAGCGGATGATCCACGAGCTGCTGGACTTCACCCGGGAGCGGCTGGCCGGCGGGCTGGTGGTGCGCCCCGAGCCCGGCACGCTGGACCCGGTGGTGACGCGGGTGGTGGAGGAGCGCAGGCTGGCCCACCCCGGGAGGACCATCCACCTGGAGCTGGAGGGTGACTTGCGCGGCAACTGGGACGCGCCCCGGCTGGCGCAGCTCGCGGACAACCTGCTGGGGAGTGTCCTCCAGCACGGCCCCGAGGACATCCCGGTGTCCCTGCGCCTCACCGGCGCGGTGGGCGGCGTCACCCTCACCGTCCTCAATGACGGGCTGGTGGTGCCCGCCGAGGAGCACGCCGCCCTCTTCGAGCCCTTCCGCCGGGGCCGCTCCGCCAGCCCGGACGGGCTGGGACTGGGGCTCTACATCGCCCGGCAGATTGCCCTCGCCCACGGAGGCCGACTCACCGTGGAGTCGCGCACCGGCGGCGGCGTCCGCTTCCTCGTCTGGCTTCCCCGCCAGGCCTCCGTCCCCTGA
- the atpH gene encoding ATP synthase F1 subunit delta, which yields MVNVSIARRYARALLDVASEAGSTDAVAEQLTAFASVFAKNPELTDVLLNPVYSRSQRREVVEGVMKALPGGADPILASTLRLLVDRSRLNYLTDIARLFGDMADARAGRVRGRVTTAAPMAADALARLQQTLQQLTQRNVILETRVDPALLGGVSAQVGSLLYDGSLRTQLEQMRRDLKQR from the coding sequence ATGGTGAACGTGTCCATCGCCCGCCGCTACGCCCGTGCGCTCCTCGACGTCGCCTCGGAGGCCGGCAGCACCGACGCCGTCGCCGAGCAGCTGACCGCCTTCGCCAGCGTCTTCGCGAAGAACCCGGAGCTGACGGACGTCCTCCTCAACCCCGTCTACTCGCGCTCCCAGCGCCGGGAAGTGGTGGAAGGGGTGATGAAGGCCCTCCCCGGGGGTGCGGACCCCATCCTGGCCAGCACCCTGCGCCTGCTGGTGGACCGCAGCCGCCTGAACTACCTCACGGATATCGCCCGCCTCTTCGGCGACATGGCGGATGCCCGTGCCGGCCGCGTCCGGGGCCGCGTCACCACCGCCGCCCCCATGGCCGCGGACGCCCTCGCCCGCCTCCAGCAGACGCTGCAGCAGCTCACCCAGCGCAACGTCATCCTGGAGACGCGCGTGGACCCCGCCCTGCTGGGGGGTGTCTCCGCCCAGGTGGGCAGCCTCCTGTATGACGGCAGCCTCCGCACCCAGCTGGAGCAGATGCGCCGGGACTTGAAGCAGCGCTGA
- a CDS encoding Hsp70 family protein, with the protein MHDPVIGIDLGTTNSAIATVEDGRPRLIPSRAGGRLTPSVLGVTKGGERVVGQAAQALAEEHPDSVVWATKRFLGRRYTPELIQQAKALVPYPLVAGPSGDVRVKLAGRVLPVTQVSAMILGELALDAQAHFGRPVTKCVITVPANFDDNQRQATREAATIAGLDVVRLVNEPTAAALAYGLSRGFEGNALVFDLGGGTFDVSILEVKAGVFEVRATGGDPKLGGEDFDQRIVQWLLAQVDDDLRHVVSQDAQSLRRLKVAAEAAKRMLTESDEATISVPGLGDHNTAGRRLTELETVLTRSFFETLSEPLSRRCLEVCQGVMHEAKMDPRSVDVVLLVGGMTRVPLIRRLVADFFGRAPSTDVHPDEAVALGAAVQADELLRQSGQALLLDVASQSLGVGVMGGRVKRLIAKNTGVPVVARDIFFPGTSGQNEARIPVYQGESEFQDENYKLGEVVLKNLHVAARGEVPLEVVFELSSEAILAVKATDLTTGNVESVRLEARPGMAQSEAEKLGAEQAHYAQAQGVVDAKRAEELFRKLLERGDKLARMLQKSAQENPSAEAQAAVGTVQQLLDGGRNALKSGDAAQCASIARQLTQLLSGRQEPRA; encoded by the coding sequence ATGCACGACCCTGTCATCGGCATCGACCTGGGCACCACCAACAGCGCCATTGCGACCGTCGAGGACGGTCGCCCGCGCCTCATCCCCTCACGTGCGGGTGGTCGGCTCACGCCTTCCGTCCTCGGTGTGACGAAGGGTGGTGAGCGCGTGGTGGGGCAGGCCGCGCAGGCATTGGCGGAAGAGCACCCCGACTCCGTCGTCTGGGCCACGAAGCGTTTCCTCGGGAGGCGCTACACCCCGGAGCTCATCCAGCAGGCGAAGGCCCTGGTTCCCTATCCATTGGTAGCGGGCCCCTCGGGGGACGTGCGCGTGAAGCTGGCCGGGCGCGTGCTGCCCGTCACCCAGGTGTCGGCGATGATTCTGGGGGAGCTGGCGCTGGACGCGCAGGCGCACTTCGGCCGTCCCGTCACCAAGTGCGTGATTACGGTTCCCGCCAACTTCGACGACAACCAGCGGCAGGCCACGCGCGAGGCGGCCACCATTGCCGGGCTGGACGTGGTGCGGCTGGTGAACGAGCCCACCGCGGCGGCGCTGGCCTACGGCCTGTCCCGCGGCTTCGAGGGCAACGCGCTCGTCTTCGACTTGGGCGGCGGCACGTTCGACGTGTCGATTCTCGAGGTGAAGGCCGGCGTCTTCGAGGTGCGCGCAACGGGTGGCGACCCGAAGCTGGGCGGCGAGGACTTCGACCAGCGCATCGTCCAGTGGCTGCTGGCGCAGGTGGACGATGACCTGCGCCACGTGGTGTCCCAGGACGCGCAGAGCCTGCGCCGGCTGAAGGTGGCCGCCGAGGCCGCCAAGCGCATGCTGACCGAGTCCGACGAGGCGACCATCTCCGTGCCCGGGCTGGGAGACCACAACACCGCGGGCCGGCGGCTGACGGAGCTGGAGACGGTGCTGACGCGCTCGTTCTTCGAGACGCTGTCCGAGCCGCTGTCGCGCCGCTGCCTGGAGGTGTGCCAGGGCGTCATGCACGAGGCGAAGATGGACCCGCGCTCGGTGGACGTGGTGCTGCTGGTGGGCGGCATGACGCGCGTGCCGCTGATTCGGCGGCTGGTGGCGGACTTCTTCGGCCGCGCGCCGTCCACGGACGTGCACCCGGACGAGGCCGTGGCGCTGGGCGCGGCGGTGCAGGCGGACGAGCTGCTGCGCCAGTCCGGACAGGCGCTGCTGCTGGACGTGGCCAGCCAGAGCCTGGGCGTGGGGGTGATGGGCGGGCGCGTGAAGCGGCTCATCGCCAAGAACACGGGCGTGCCGGTGGTGGCCCGCGACATCTTCTTCCCCGGGACGTCCGGACAGAACGAGGCCCGCATCCCCGTGTACCAGGGGGAGAGCGAGTTCCAGGACGAGAACTACAAGCTGGGCGAGGTGGTGCTGAAGAACCTGCACGTGGCCGCGCGCGGCGAGGTGCCCCTGGAGGTCGTCTTCGAGCTGTCCAGCGAGGCCATCCTCGCGGTGAAGGCGACGGACCTGACCACCGGCAACGTGGAGTCGGTGCGCCTGGAGGCGCGGCCGGGCATGGCGCAGAGCGAGGCGGAGAAGCTGGGCGCGGAGCAGGCCCACTACGCGCAGGCGCAGGGCGTGGTGGACGCGAAGCGCGCGGAGGAGCTGTTCCGCAAGCTGCTGGAGCGCGGCGACAAGCTGGCGCGGATGCTCCAGAAGAGCGCCCAGGAGAACCCCAGCGCCGAGGCGCAGGCCGCCGTGGGCACCGTGCAGCAGCTGCTGGACGGTGGGCGCAACGCGCTCAAGAGCGGGGACGCGGCGCAGTGCGCCTCGATTGCTCGCCAGCTCACGCAACTGCTGTCCGGCCGGCAGGAGCCACGCGCCTGA